DNA sequence from the Sediminibacillus dalangtanensis genome:
GTTCTTTTGCCCAACTTCTTGTAAAGCCAATCAACGCAGCTTTGGTAGCCGAATAGATACTTTGACCTTCCGAGCCTTCCTGTCCAGCTTCACTCGAAACATTAACAATGATACCAGATTTTTGAGAAATGAAGTGTCTTGCTACTGCCTGACTGAGCCAAACAGGCCCCTTTAAATTCACATTGAACATGACATCTAAATCTTTTTCATCCATTTCATATTGAGGTTTCTCGCCTTTGATATCTACAAGCAATCTCGGAAGATTAATACCTGCATTGTTGACCAGCACATCGATTTTGCTTTCTTTTTCCACTACAGTGTCTACCGTTTGTTTTACAGCTGCAGCGTCTGTGACATCCAGTTCCATAAAACGATAATTATCGTGATCCAATGGCTGATCTTTTAAATCCAAGTTATAGACAATCGAACCATTGTCCAACATGGCGGTGACAATCGCTCTGCCAATTCCAGAGCTTCCTCCTGTCACAATGGCAACTTTTTCTTCTATTCCTAACCAACTTCCCATCACTAATGCCTCCTAAATTTCTTGTTGAGTTCATTCTACAAATAAGCGTTTTCAAAATTAATTCTTACTTTTGTGGCGATTTTGGAAAAAGGGGGGATTAATTAAATAAAAGAGTTCAAACTAGAACGTCATAGAATACTAAAGCCACTCCTATTAAAAAGCAAAGAGCCTTTTAGAATGAACTATCTAAACTAAACGGCTCTTTTATTTTCTCCTAATTAAAGTTCCCAGTACATCCCTATCTTAGCTCGATTTAGTAAGTAGTCGATCATTGGAAGTAATGTGATATCCCTTCCCTTATACTATACCTAGTCTTAAGACTCAATATTTCTTCCACCTTGGGGCAGTCCAATGGTACCATTTTATCTTAATCTAACGTCTGGTCCCATTAACATTGTTTCATCGAAGTACACATTCTTTCAAAATCGAAATAATTCCCTCATAGAAGATAGCTTTCCGTGTCCTATGTTAAAGGTTTTTAACTTATTCGTTTGTAAATAAGCCAAGTGTATTGCCACGGACCCTATAAAAAACATACACAAAGGTTTTCTTGTTCCCATTGCATATAATACCTTTTTTTAAGCTTAAGCTTGGAACCTACAAAAATCCCAAAACTCGCCAGACCGGTTATTTACATAACCACAATCGCCATCTATTTCTTTTTGGATCTCTTGGTAAAATCCCTGCCATGGATAACCATACCACTCTTTAAGGCTCTTAGTTCTAAAAGAAGAAACGTTATCTTCCTGGTTTTGCAGATACCGGTAATAATCGATGAAGATGGTATGGGTTTTAGCTTCGACACTCATGTCCTGAATGTCTTTACAGAAGGATGAATCCAAAAGGATTGCTCTTCCTTAAAGATCCAGTCCTTCCCCTCTACCTCAAGCTAGGAAGTTAACATGACCTCGCCTGACTTCTGCCTGTTCAGTTTTCCATCACTGAACAGGTTGAGAAGGGAGCTTGTGTGCAAATTTCCTCTCCGTGTACCCGCCTCATTTACTGTCACTCCCTTTGGCCATTAGGATTTTAGTGTGTATAGCCAGCTCGTCCCAGGGTGCCAGCCTCTCTGAGGTTCGTTTTCCTCGGGTCGGAGATTTTCCTCTGGCTTCCTATAGATTTCGGGGCGACCCGGGCACACTATAAAAAAAAACTGCACTAAATGTGCAGTTTTTTCCCCTTTATTTTGTTGTAAAACCATTAATTTTAACGTTGGATTATTTCATAATTGACTTCCTTGACACGCTCACTGGAATACACTCTGTAATATTGTCTATTCCAAATAAGGCCTTATGTAGTTGCATTTATTCTACTACTATTTTATTTGTTGTCGCCGATATCTTAAAACCTTCTTTGTTTATCACAAAAGATCTCACCTTATACTGTCCCTTTTTTGCGAACATGACTTCATAGGTCCTGTCTAATGTATAATTTTTAACATCTATTTTTTTGCCGTCTAAGTAAAGATACCATGCTACTTTGTTATCTTCGCCATCTGTTTCAACCTCAAACGTAACTTTCGTGTTTTGCGGTATATTCCCTTCAACCAGTTTTTTAAATTTGATTAATGGATAACCATAAACATTCCTTACTTTTCTTTTTAGAATTTCTGGATAAAAAAGTGCGACATCTTTATGATCACTATAATTCCCTAAATCCAACTCATAATTAAAATGAAACTTCTCAAATTGGGTGAGCAATGGTTGTACGTGATTCTGATAGTGAGTTTCACCCTTACCTAAATGAATAAAGATGTTTGGCCTGTTATTCGTTTCGGAAATCATTACATACATAATGTTATTAAGAAATTTCTTATCCTCTTCATTACTTGAACCTGATAAGAAATCGACAACGTCTATAGAATTAGTTTGGTCAAGAAGGTAATCTCCTAAGTAATATTGAGGAGAAGCTACAATGATATGGTCAAATCCGTATTTTATACCGTAATACAAGGCAGCATATCCACCTTTACTTGAACCGCAAGCCATAACATTTTCGATGTTGTTCTCTTTTATAATCCATTGAATTAACTTATATACTGATCTCTCAATCAAAAAATCTCTATTTTGGCACAAGTAATAGCTAGCACGACTTCCAAAATCATCTAAAATAAAGAGTTTATTACAATCAAAACCCTCTAAGGTAGATATGTAGTTGTATTTTGGAGGTTTGCCAATTGGAGAAAATGCAGAAAAAACAATCACTAAATGATTGGTTTTTTTATAAGACTTTTGAAAAAAATATTTGACACTTTTCTCAGCATTAAATATTTTTTCTCCTTTTAACACTGACACTTATCTTTCCCCCATTCTAATCCATTTGATAGTCAATAGTACAACGATCGTTGACCAAATATTCACTTAATAATCTGACTTCATTACGGACATATTTATTAATCATATTAATTTCTAAAAGTCTTGTCCGTTTAGTATTCTATATATCCTGGTAGAAATTTTGCGACATATACTGAATCCAATATAATTTTTACTAAATATATAAACGTCCCAATCTGAAGAAAGCTTTTGATATCAATACTCGAAAAAAACTGCACGTAAAGTGCAGTTTTATCTTTACACCATAATTAATTGGGACTAATCATCTCTTTGACCTTAGCAATTTCAGTATCATCAATTACATAATAGTAGATGCCGTCTATTTTCGTTCCTGTACCTTGCATTTGATAAGTGTTAATATTTTTTCTGGTATCCCTATAATTAAGCAAGAGGTTCTGCATATCGTCAAAGTCCAGATTGCTAGCCATATTATTTCCTAGCACTTGCACGATATCATCTATTTTATTTACAGAGCCTACGGAAGCCCCTTTGTTAACTATTCCTTGAATTACTTTCCTTTGTCGTTCATTACGTCCGAAATCACCATTTGGATCCTGTTTACGCATTCTAACGTAATCTAACGTTTCCTCTTCACTTAACTCAATTTCTCCGAGAGGATAATGGTACCCATTGCGAGTGAACTCTAATTCATTTTCTACGGTGATTCCTCCAACCGCACCGACTAATTCTGTCAAACCTTCCATATTCAAGCGAACATAGTAATCTAACTCAATCCCAAGAAAGTTTTCAACAGTGTTAACCGACATATCTACGCCTCCAAAAGCATAGGCATGATTAATCTTATCTTGGGTTCCTTTACCAACTATTTCTGTTCTTGTATCTCTTGGAATACTTACAAGTTCCATACTATCTTTCTTTGGATCTAGTGATAGCACCATCATTGCATCCGAGCGGCCTACATCGTTTTCTCTTTCATCCACCCCAAGCAATAATATGTTAAGTGGTTCCTGATCTTTTACTTTCTTCTTACCAACCGTTGTATCAATAGAATCAATTGGCTGGGTGATTTTATTTGCAACGGTTTGTTTTGTATTATGATAAATAGAATAAACAAAAGCCCCCGTGCCTGCCACTAGTAGTATAACAAAAGTCAACAAGATCTTAACCCATAATCTTCTGGGCTTTTTCTTATATTCAGAACGTTTCATTATTAACATCTTCCTCTTTCCATTTTTAACTTACTCACAGGCTTACACTTAAGACGTTATTACCTGATAACAGTATATCAATACAAAGCCAAAGTGCCTACACCAAAAAGTGAATTACACAAAAAAACTAAATTTACTCTGCTTGAAAATATCCGGCAATGGCATCTGCAATCCGTTTGGAAGCTTGTCCATCGCCATAAGGATTGGATGAACGAGCCATTTTTTTATGGGCTTCCGAATCAGATAACAGTTCATTAGCCAGGTTAAAAATGTTTTCCTCATCTGTTCCTGCTAACTTCAAGGTACCGGCATCAATCCCTTCCGGTCGTTCAGTTGTGTCACGTAGAACTAGAACAGGAACTCCAAGCGATGGTGCTTCTTCCTGCACACCACCAGAATCAGTCAAAATCAAATGAGCACGTGAAGCGAAATTATGAAAATCTACTACACTTAAAGGCTCTATCAATTGAATTCTTTTATCGTTTCCTAATATCTCATTAGCTGTTTTTTGAATCACTGGATTTAAATGCACAGGATATACGACATGAATATCCTCATGCGTTTCCACTAATCGTTTAATTGCACGGAACATCTGCTGCATATTTTCTCCCAAGTTTTCTCTCCGGTGAGCTGTCATTAAAACTAATCGTTTACCATTTAAGGAATCTAAAACTTCACTTTGATAAGATTCACCCACGGTAGTTTTTAATGCATCAATTGCTGTATTCCCTGTAACAAAAATTCGTTCTTCTGGTTTATTTTCATGTAGCAGGTTTTGTTTGGACTTTTCGGTAGGTGAAAAGTGCAAATCTGCCATAATACCTGTTAGTTGTCGATTCATTTCTTCAGGATATGGTGAATATTTATCCCAAGTTCGTAAACCCGCTTCCACATGACCTACTGCAATTTGGTTATAAAATGCAGCTAAAGAGGCAGCAAAGGTTGTCGTCGTGTCTCCGTGTACCAATACAATGTCCGGCTCTGCTTCCTTCATAACATTATCCAAGCCTTCCAACGCTCTATTTGTAATCTCTGTAAGTGATTGCTTCTTCTTCATTATATCTAAGTCAAAATCTGGTGAGATATCGAATATTTCCAGTACTTGATCCAACATTTCTCGATGCTGAGCAGTCACTGTTACAATTGATTCAAATTCTTGTGGACGTTTTCTTAGCTCTAAAATTAATGGAGCCATTTTTATTGCTTCTGGTCTCGTTCCGAATATTGTCATCACTTTAATAGGCTTGTCCAATTCAGTCACTCCTGTTAAAAGTTAATTGTCTCATTAACTATTTTCTTCAATCATAAGTCGAATTATATCATATTATGCGCATGAAATAAAAAACACATAAAAATAGCCTGCAAAAAGTTTGCAGGCTATTTTTTAATTATATACTGGTACGTCCAAATATAAAGTTGTTAATCCAATCTCTTGATATAAATTGTACATGGAACCTACTTGTTTATAAGCCCAGCCAATATCTGATGCATATTGGTGGGTGGCATATCCATACCTTTCCATAGCATCCGGATTCCAACGCATTTTATATAAGGTATTTTGACCAACCTTTATATAACTATTCCCAATAAACTGGGCTCCTCCTATGATGGCCTCCTCAGGACTGAACCAGCCTTCTTTGTAAGCACGAAATGCACCTCCTTCATATGCATTCCCGTCAACAGCTCCAATACCATACATATTATACGTTGTTCTAATATCTCGTAAACTACTGCGATTACTAGAATTAACTAACACCAAATTACCAGATTTGTCTTTACCTACTTCAACCCCAGTAGCTAGAGGTGAACCTCCATTACCTGTTTCTAGAGATGCATGGGATACTAGATAGACATCGTTTACTCCATGAGTCTTACTTGCTTCTATAAAATATTGTCCCTTTCCAGACAATATTCCATTTCCTGACAAGTAACTATTTAGTTCTGATGCTGTTGCCCCACTAGCTTTTCCTAAATCTAAGAATTGAAATTTTTGACGGCTGTTTTCCAAAAAGTTGTTTGGGTCTAGATAGTACTGAACATCCTCTTCACTGGCTGTCACCCATTGAGCGTTCCCATTAAACTTAATCTGATACCAACCATCATATTCACCTAGAATACTTACTTTATCCCCGTTATATAACATTCCTATTTCTTTATAATTTGTTCCTGGTCCGCCACGTACATTGAGAGCACTGGCAGTAACTTCATTATTACTATTAATATATGATTTGGATACATAGCCGTAATTTTGATCGGTCTGCGGGTTTACTTTCATTTGCAATTCGATAGCCTTTTCAAGAGTTAGATTGTAAATCGTTTTGCTAATTCCATAAATATCAACTTCTTCTTTGTTCACAAAACCAACTCGGTCCGCAAACACTACCCTCCACCATTTTCCATAATCAGATGCAATCGGAAAAATAGTACCAGCTTCTAGGTTAGCAAAAGCAACTAAACTTCCTGAAGTATTGTCGTAGACAGTTACTTTATCTTTCGCCACAAGATCACTATCTGAATTCGAATACTTATTATTTAAATTTGGTATTTCCGTTTTAGTCGCATAACCTGTATCTGCTTTACGTACATAACCGTAAATATCACCGAAATGGATTCTCCACCAATTCCCATAATCTTTTACTATTGGGTATGATTGTCCTTTTTTCAACTCTCCTACCTTCTCCAACCAAGTCCCGCTATTATCGTAAACGGGCAAATTATCCTTGAATACTCGGAAGTAGTTGTCTCCGGATTTGAACTCGGCTTTTACGCTATTTTTACGTACATAGCCCACTTGGTCGGAATAGAGAACTCGCCACCAGTTGCCATAATCGGTGGCAATCGGGTACATTTCTCCTTTTTCAATCTTTCCGACTGCTTGTAAGCTGCCTGTCGAATTGTCATAAATGGTGACATCGTTCAGGGTTTCAAACCTTCGGTCTTGATTAGAGTAACTCTCATTTTTATTCTTAACCGATGTACCACTGTCCGGCGATGTAGCGAACTTTTCTACATATCCATAGTAATCTCCGAACTGAATACGGTGCCAGTTTCCGTAGTCACTCACTCTGCTGTATACTTTACCTTTTTCTACTTCGCCTACTTTTTTGAGAGAACCGCTGCCTCTATTATCGTATATTGGCAAATCCTCTTCGGCTTTAAAGTAATCGTCATAGCTGGCGTATCGGAGGCTTACATTATTTTTCCGGACATAGCCTATCCGATCCAAATAAAGGATTCGCCACCAATTCCCATAATCCGTTGCGATGGGGAATAGCTGACCTTTATCTATTTTTCCGAAAGGAATCAGGCTCCCTGAAGTGTTATCATATACCTCTACTTGTTGTTCTGTCTCCAATTTATGCGCTATATTGGTATATTCATCATTCAGATTCGGAATCTCTGTTTTTGTGGCGTAACCTGTATCCGATTTGCGGACATAACCATAAAAATCACCGAACTGAACTCTCCACCAGTTGCCGTAATCTTTTTCAATTGGGTAAGACTCACCCTTCTTCAATTCCCCGACTTTTTTGAGAGAACCGCTACGGTTATCATAAACGGGAATGTTAGCCGTATAAACACGGAAATAGTTATCGGTCGGCTTCGTTTCCGCCTTCACTTCTGCTTTCCTCACATAACCTACCCGATCAGAAAACAGGATTCTCCACCAGTTGCCGTAATCCCCTGCCAAGGCATAGTGTTCTCCTTTAGAGATTTGGCCGAAAGGAGTCAGGCTCCCCGATGAATTGTCGTATACGGAAACCTCTTTCAATGTCTCAAAGGTTCGAGATTGATTGGTGTATTTACTATTTTCATTCCGTAAGGAACTACCATCATCCGGAACCGTATCCGACTTTCTTACATATCCATATATACCACCGAAATTAATCCGGTGCCAGTTTCCGTAATCACTGACACGAGGATAGACCTGGCCTTCCAGTAATTGTCCCATCGGCCTTAAGGCTCCGTCACCTCGATTGTCGTAAACAGTGGTACTGGTCGTCACCTTGAAGTAATCGGCATCCGAGTTTTCCCAAGAATCCACGCTTTGAACCATCATCTTCGTAAATGACTGGGTCTCCAGCTGCTTTTCCTTTTCCTCTTCCTTTGTCGAGGTCGAAGCGACCGTGGAAGAAGTCTCTTCCTGATTAAGTTCTTCCGAAGATTTATCAGTACTTGTATCCGGTTCTGTTTCCGAGACACTTTCCTTTTCTGAAGACTCCATTCCTGCGTCCTCATCGATCGCCGTTTCTTCCGGATCAGTCTTCTCCTGGACTACTGGTTCTTCAGAAAGTTCTTCAGTCGTTCCCTTGGAAGAGCCCTGTTCCGTTTCCACGATAGAAGTTTCATCAGACGACGAATCTGTCATCTCTTTTTCATTCGTGACTTCCTTGTCCCCTGATGATACAGAATTCTCCGTATCGGTAGTCCCAACTGCATCGGAGCTTTCGCTTTCTGCCAGATAAAATGAAACATTTCCTATGTAAATGATAGGATGCCCTTCATCGTCCTCATACACCGGGTACTCTATTTCTTTCAGAACGGAACCAGCAGGGCTTTCTTTATTAGTCGCTGTGTACAAAGGATCTCCCTTTGATAGTAACTGAGTGCCAGTAGTCTCTAACTCAAACAACCCAGATACATTTTCATCTGAGCCAACTTTCATAAGTGATTCACTAGGGATTATTTTATTCGTATTACTGTACTGAATTTTAATCCCGTTTTCGGTTTCGTAACCGAAGAGATAAGTTGAATCGATTACAGAAAAGTCACCAATCGTCAAGTTTTCCGTGGTCTTGAATAGCTCTAATTCTCCCGTATCCTGATATTCTCCATTCGGTTCGGCTGTTACAGTAAAAGGGATGATTAGAAAAAATAAAAACAAAGAAAAAATAAAATACTGACCTTTAAATATATCTTTGACCATTTAATGCTCCTTTCCTCCTGTTGTAGTTAAACCATTAATAACTTTATTAATAGTCTGCTATTATTATATATCGGTACATATTTAAAAACAATAAAGATATTTCCATAAAATAGGTGTGAGATATTTTATCTCACACCTTGTATTCCTATAGATAAAAAGCAGTTTCAATTTCAGTATTTATTTCTTGTGTTTCTATTATTATTGTATGGGTCGGGACCGGATCTTCTCCCCTATCCAAATGCCATCCCGTAATATTAGGCTCTGTTTGACCCTTTATGGCTTTAATAGTCAAATTACTTGCGCTATTGACTTCCATAGATGCTATTTCTTCCCCGTTAATCATCAGTTTGACTGTATTTCCTTGAATTTGCGGCACTACACCTTCTGCTAGATTCCAAATAAGTTTATAGTTGTTTTCTTTGTTAGAAGTGATTGTATCGTTTACAGTTATTTTTTGTGAATTTTTTTCATATTTCAAATTCCTTGTATGTTGGACATCTTCATAACGTTTGTTTACTCCAGTAACACTACTTAATTTATCATCGATATAGTAATCTGATAAGTATGTAGAGTCATACTTACCATCCGTTCTAGGAAGACCGGAATCATTTACGATCAGTGTGTTATGAGCATATGACGAGTAACCAAATTCTGTAAAAGGTAAGTCATAATCATATCCATTTGGTCCCGCTTCTGTTATAAGGTCATGTCCTTTTGCATAAATCCATACACTTAAATCATCCGAGTGTTTGTGGTAATCCGTATGATAAGCTGCGGTAAAATGAATATATGTTGCATCTATACCTTTGTTCCATTCATCTCTAAATATCGCATATCCTGCATCTTCAAATACCACACTAGTATTATTTGGCATTATTCCATCTTTGCCTTGAGTCAAAGAGTACTGATAATACTCATTATCCTGCCACAGAGTGGTAGAAGGTTCTACTTCACTAAACGTATCCCCAATCAAAGGCAATGTTCCATCAGGCTTGATTATCCATGCATAGTAATCTGCCATCTTATCATATAGATTTTTATAATAATGATATTGGGTGTCATCTCCATTAGCATGGAAAAAATCTTTATATCCTTTCACAGAATTCGCTACAATTTGATGGTACCCTGGTGAATGTTCCAAATGGACGCCTTCTCGCGAAACAATAAAATCGAAGTAATCTTGTAGCCGTTTCTTTCCTATAAGGGAATATAATGAACTCTTTGAAAAACTATCAAAATAGTCTCCAAACGCTATTAATGCCTCATCCTGGAACATACCGTGGTTTGTATTGGTTGTATGAAAGTCATCAGTTAGTAAAATGTCTGCATGTTCTATCATGTGAGAGAATAGGAACTTCAGCTGTTCTTTATTCAATGTAGATTTAGCAGAATCAAAGTAATTCAGCCATGTTATCAATCTTTTGGCAGTTCCCTCATCATGCCAGGACAAATCATGAGCAGGATTTCCGTATGGATTATTATCTATCCAATCTTTAATAATCTCATATCCTTTTTGAATGTACTCCTCATTGCCAGTTTTTTTATAAGCTTCAATTAAATCATTGAGATAGAATTGACCGTGGAGTGCCCGATAATAAGATCGAGACATTTCTTTACCTTTGACAGGAGTTTCTCCCCATGGAATTCCTGTGGAAAAATCAAAAGTTCCATAACTAGAAATTTTGTATAAATCACTAAGAATATTATCTGCGACGATTAAATAATTACTGCTTGGTGATACGAAGAAAGATTTTATTCGACTTACAGAACTAGAAGTATCTTTGTTTCTATACTCTTGAACAATTTCATCATAAGTTCTATTTTCGTAATCCTTCAACTGAGACTTATTGACATACCCTACCCTATCCAAATAGATAATGCGCCACCAATTACCATAATCAGTAGCTATTGGATAAACAGTACCTCTTTCCAGCTCCCCGATAGGAATTAATTCTCCTGAAGTATTATCATAGACCCGAGTGTTTTTTAAAACCAAAAAACTCTTATCAGAATTTGTATAATTTTTGTTCAAGTTTCTAATTTCTTTTCCGGTAGAATAGCCTACATCCCTTTTCCGGATATAAGCATACTTATCACCAAATTTAACTTTGAACCAATTTCCATAGTCACCACTAATAGGATACGCTTGTCCCTTCTCCAATTGTCCGATTTTCGTTAGATATCCTTTACTATTATCATAAACGGGCAAATTATCCTGATAGACTTGGAAATAATTATCACCGCTTTTGGATTCGGCTTTTACGCTATTTTTACGTACATAGCCCACTTGGTCGGAATAGAGAACTCGCCACCAGTTGCCATAATCGGTGGCAATCGGGTACATTTCTCCTTTTTCAATCTTTCCGACTGCTTGTAAGCTGCCTGTCGAATTGTCATAAATGGTGACATCGTTCAGGGTTTCAAACCTTCGGTCTTGATTAGAGTAACTCTCATTTTTATTCTTAACCGATGTACCACTGTCCGGCGATGTAGCGAACTTTTCTACATATCCATAGTAATCTCCGAACTGAATACGGTGCCAGTTTCCGTAGTCACTCACTCTGCTGTATACTTTACCTTTTTCTACTTCGCCTACTTTTTTGAGAGAACCGCTGCCTCTATTATCGTATATTGGCAAATCCTCTTCGGCTTTAAAGTAATCGTCATAGCTGGCGTATCGGAGGCTTACATTATTTTTCCGGACATAGCCTATCCGATCCAAATAAAGGATTCGCCACCAATTCCCATAATCCGTTGCGATGGGGAATAGCTGACCTTTATCTATTTTTCCGAAAGGAATCAGGCTCCCTGAAGTGTTATCATATACCTCTACTTGTTGTTCTGTCTCCAATTTATGCGCTATATTGGTATATTCATCATTCAGATTCGGAATCTCTGTTTTTGTGGCGTAACCTGTATCCGATTTGCGGACATAACCATAAAAATCACCGAACTGAACTCTCCACCAGTTGCCGTAATCTTTTTCAATTGGGTAAGACTCACCCTTCTTCAATTCCCCGACTTTTTTGAGAGAACCGCTACGGTTATCATAAACGGGAATGTTAGCCGTATAAACACGGAAATAGTTATCGGTCGGCTTCGTTTCCGCCTTCACTTCTGCTTTCCTCACATAACCTACCCGATCAGAAAACAGGATTCTCCACCAGTTGCCGTAATCCCCTGCCAAGGCATAGTGTTCTCCTTTAGAGATTTGGCCGAAAGGAGTCAGGCTCCCCGATGAATTGTCGTATACGGAAACCTCTTTCAATGTCTCAAAGGTTCGAGATTGATTGGTGTATTTACTATTTTCATTCCGTAAGGAACTACCATCATCCGGAACCGTATCCGACTTTCTTACATATCCATATATACCACCGAAATTAATCCGGTGCCAGTTTCCGTAATCACTGACACGAGGATAGACCTGGCCTTCCAGTAATTGTCCCATCGGCCTTAAGGCTCCGTCACCTCGATTGTCGTAAACAGTGGTACTGGTCGTCACCTTGAAGTAATCGGCATCCGAGTTTTCCCAAGAATCCACGCTTTGAACCATCATCTTCGTAAATGACTGGGTCTCCAGCTGCTTTTCCTTTTCCTCTTCCTTTGTCGAGGTCGAAGCGACCGTGGAAGAAGTCTCTTCCTGATTAAGTTCTTCCGAAGATTTATCAGTACTTGTATCCGGTTCTGTTTCCGAGACACTTTCCTTTTCTGAAGACTCCATTCCTGCGTCCTCATCGATCGCCGTTTCTTCCGGATCAGTCTTCTCCTGGACTACTGGTTCTTCAGAAAGCTCTTCAGTCGTTCCCTTGGAAGAGCCCTGTTCCGTTTCCACGATAGAAGTTTCATCAGACGACGAGTCTGTCGTCTCTTTTTCATTCGTGACTTCCTCATTTTCTTGTGCTTTAGGGAAAGTAACATCCTCATCGTTGGCCAAGTAAAATGGCACATCTCCTATGTAAATGATGAGTCCACCTTCATTGTCCTCATACACTGGGTACTCTGTTTCCTTTAAAAATATACCAGATAAAGTCCTGCATTCCTTATCTAAATAAATGCTTGTCCCGCTATTAATTATCAGCAAATGAGATTCTTGCTGAAGATTTAAAGAAGACTTTTCGG
Encoded proteins:
- a CDS encoding heparinase II/III domain-containing protein; protein product: MKKWCLFYCNILLLSFVLIFIPFNIDVAAQTSEENETYNLYCTNEKIELNDSVSMNKDVCLYGKENNDQLLIQFHNDYREIPLDKLTKKSTEKSSLNLQQESHLLIINSGTSIYLDKECRTLSGIFLKETEYPVYEDNEGGLIIYIGDVPFYLANDEDVTFPKAQENEEVTNEKETTDSSSDETSIVETEQGSSKGTTEELSEEPVVQEKTDPEETAIDEDAGMESSEKESVSETEPDTSTDKSSEELNQEETSSTVASTSTKEEEKEKQLETQSFTKMMVQSVDSWENSDADYFKVTTSTTVYDNRGDGALRPMGQLLEGQVYPRVSDYGNWHRINFGGIYGYVRKSDTVPDDGSSLRNENSKYTNQSRTFETLKEVSVYDNSSGSLTPFGQISKGEHYALAGDYGNWWRILFSDRVGYVRKAEVKAETKPTDNYFRVYTANIPVYDNRSGSLKKVGELKKGESYPIEKDYGNWWRVQFGDFYGYVRKSDTGYATKTEIPNLNDEYTNIAHKLETEQQVEVYDNTSGSLIPFGKIDKGQLFPIATDYGNWWRILYLDRIGYVRKNNVSLRYASYDDYFKAEEDLPIYDNRGSGSLKKVGEVEKGKVYSRVSDYGNWHRIQFGDYYGYVEKFATSPDSGTSVKNKNESYSNQDRRFETLNDVTIYDNSTGSLQAVGKIEKGEMYPIATDYGNWWRVLYSDQVGYVRKNSVKAESKSGDNYFQVYQDNLPVYDNSKGYLTKIGQLEKGQAYPISGDYGNWFKVKFGDKYAYIRKRDVGYSTGKEIRNLNKNYTNSDKSFLVLKNTRVYDNTSGELIPIGELERGTVYPIATDYGNWWRIIYLDRVGYVNKSQLKDYENRTYDEIVQEYRNKDTSSSVSRIKSFFVSPSSNYLIVADNILSDLYKISSYGTFDFSTGIPWGETPVKGKEMSRSYYRALHGQFYLNDLIEAYKKTGNEEYIQKGYEIIKDWIDNNPYGNPAHDLSWHDEGTAKRLITWLNYFDSAKSTLNKEQLKFLFSHMIEHADILLTDDFHTTNTNHGMFQDEALIAFGDYFDSFSKSSLYSLIGKKRLQDYFDFIVSREGVHLEHSPGYHQIVANSVKGYKDFFHANGDDTQYHYYKNLYDKMADYYAWIIKPDGTLPLIGDTFSEVEPSTTLWQDNEYYQYSLTQGKDGIMPNNTSVVFEDAGYAIFRDEWNKGIDATYIHFTAAYHTDYHKHSDDLSVWIYAKGHDLITEAGPNGYDYDLPFTEFGYSSYAHNTLIVNDSGLPRTDGKYDSTYLSDYYIDDKLSSVTGVNKRYEDVQHTRNLKYEKNSQKITVNDTITSNKENNYKLIWNLAEGVVPQIQGNTVKLMINGEEIASMEVNSASNLTIKAIKGQTEPNITGWHLDRGEDPVPTHTIIIETQEINTEIETAFYL